A portion of the Bdellovibrionales bacterium genome contains these proteins:
- a CDS encoding lipid A biosynthesis lauroyl acyltransferase: MTNWMQNSCAWLVKGMCLCIISLPRHIQLRLGDLIGILWFDVLRIRRQLVLDNLQRAFPSLTYNERLKIGRRSLCNMGRTAVEFCYFPFLKTQNLSRHFTIYGYEKLLEAQNRKRGVCLLTCHLGAGDFGTAALSLKGLPVHLISKEFKIEWINRLWFGLREKMGTRFIKARHSSFDILRALKANDFVIFVQDQFMGPPIGVKTKFFGIETGSALGLSVIARKTHSPILPIYIYRQDDGRGIIMIEDELSWEEKENKESTLVHMTQKFNDKIEEIVKLHPDQWMWVHRRWKKFTH, translated from the coding sequence GTGACAAATTGGATGCAGAACTCTTGTGCCTGGTTAGTTAAGGGAATGTGTTTGTGCATCATTTCGTTGCCAAGGCACATCCAACTTCGCTTGGGAGACTTAATAGGTATTTTGTGGTTTGACGTTTTACGTATCAGACGTCAGCTTGTTCTTGATAATCTCCAAAGAGCATTTCCAAGTCTTACATACAATGAACGTTTGAAAATTGGCCGCCGTTCTTTGTGTAACATGGGTCGAACAGCTGTAGAATTTTGTTATTTTCCTTTTTTGAAAACTCAGAACTTGTCTCGCCATTTCACTATTTATGGATATGAGAAGTTATTGGAAGCACAAAATAGAAAGCGTGGGGTCTGCTTATTAACCTGTCATTTGGGGGCTGGTGATTTTGGAACTGCCGCGCTTTCTCTCAAGGGTTTGCCCGTTCATTTGATCTCCAAGGAATTTAAAATCGAGTGGATCAATCGGCTTTGGTTTGGCCTGAGGGAAAAAATGGGCACTCGTTTCATCAAAGCTCGCCATAGCAGTTTTGATATTTTACGGGCCCTGAAGGCCAATGATTTTGTTATTTTTGTTCAGGATCAATTCATGGGACCCCCTATTGGGGTAAAAACAAAATTTTTTGGTATTGAAACAGGGAGCGCCCTCGGGTTATCCGTGATTGCACGAAAAACTCATTCTCCAATCTTGCCCATTTATATTTACAGGCAGGACGACGGTCGAGGAATTATCATGATTGAGGACGAATTAAGCTGGGAAGAGAAGGAAAATAAAGAGTCTACTCTTGTACACATGACTCAGAAGTTTAATGATAAGATAGAGGAAATTGTGAAGCTGCATCCAGACCAATGGATGTGGGTTCATCGCCGATGGAAGAAGTTCACCCATTAG
- a CDS encoding OmpH family outer membrane protein: protein MVLFALSASVWAETPLKLGYVDMQKAIQTTTVGKKAKETLEAEFNKKKKELEKKEADIKAMNEDFEKKKLVLSDEVKEKKTNEIRTQMMKYQELVGQSQLEIQKKERDLTLPIVKKLREILEKVAQKEGYTMILEKSEQNVLFAIKEVDLTDRLIKDFEAAK from the coding sequence ATGGTATTGTTCGCTCTTTCTGCTTCTGTATGGGCGGAGACACCCCTGAAACTTGGTTATGTGGATATGCAAAAAGCAATTCAAACGACCACAGTTGGGAAAAAGGCAAAGGAAACTCTTGAAGCAGAATTCAACAAGAAAAAGAAAGAACTTGAAAAGAAGGAAGCCGATATCAAGGCAATGAATGAAGATTTTGAAAAAAAGAAGTTGGTTCTTTCTGATGAAGTAAAAGAAAAGAAGACCAATGAAATTCGCACACAGATGATGAAATATCAGGAGTTGGTCGGTCAAAGTCAGCTGGAGATTCAGAAAAAGGAACGTGATTTGACGTTACCGATTGTAAAAAAATTGAGGGAAATTCTTGAAAAAGTGGCGCAGAAGGAAGGCTACACAATGATCCTGGAGAAGTCTGAGCAGAATGTTCTTTTTGCGATAAAGGAGGTCGACCTGACAGACCGCTTGATTAAAGACTTCGAAGCAGCGAAGTAG
- a CDS encoding DUF3108 domain-containing protein — MGKSKRIVRTGLLFYLLCLLFSCASGVLQYKQVEKLEINEEYDKKIRVKEIPPTRPVDDLASVPQGPVQSAELNAAKGSKAPMKAFGKKSAKKRPATGGGVKHDVTKGEVRKGKVEFRSSGKRQPEGEDSEGFLGRRPLVDPFVQGEKIVLSVSYFRMRAGELSLESRPLVEVNGRKAYHFLMRIKSHSLFERIYAVDDWAETFLDYEELTPYNLAVHLKESKQIKESRSVYDFVKLEADFWEKRVTSDQGEENKKISWKIEPYSQNVLSAIFYLRTFSLKQGKVIAFKIADSGKNILFRAEVVREESIEFKEKNIQTSVLKIEFEQDGVFQKTGDVFIWLTKDDRKFPVRIESKIKIGTLVGSLQSLQPSL; from the coding sequence TTGGGTAAATCTAAAAGAATCGTCCGCACGGGACTCCTTTTCTATTTACTTTGCCTTCTCTTCTCGTGCGCATCAGGCGTTCTTCAATATAAACAGGTAGAAAAACTAGAGATAAATGAAGAATACGACAAAAAGATTCGAGTTAAGGAAATTCCTCCGACTAGGCCCGTGGATGATTTAGCCTCCGTACCACAGGGGCCGGTTCAATCTGCAGAACTGAATGCAGCAAAGGGGTCCAAGGCACCCATGAAAGCATTCGGGAAAAAGTCTGCAAAAAAGCGCCCCGCAACTGGTGGTGGGGTTAAACACGACGTCACAAAAGGCGAGGTAAGAAAGGGCAAAGTGGAATTTCGAAGCAGTGGGAAGCGTCAGCCTGAGGGGGAGGACAGTGAGGGATTTTTAGGTCGCCGACCTCTTGTTGATCCCTTCGTACAGGGAGAGAAAATTGTTCTTTCAGTGAGTTATTTCAGAATGAGAGCCGGGGAGCTCTCCTTGGAGTCTCGTCCGTTGGTTGAGGTCAATGGCAGAAAAGCTTATCACTTTTTAATGCGTATTAAGAGTCATAGTTTATTTGAGCGTATCTACGCAGTCGATGATTGGGCAGAAACATTTTTGGATTACGAGGAATTGACGCCCTACAATCTGGCTGTGCATTTAAAAGAGTCTAAGCAGATTAAGGAAAGTAGATCTGTTTATGATTTTGTCAAACTCGAAGCAGATTTCTGGGAGAAGCGAGTTACCAGTGACCAGGGAGAAGAGAACAAAAAGATTTCCTGGAAAATAGAACCCTATTCTCAAAATGTCTTGAGCGCAATCTTTTACCTGAGGACTTTCAGTTTGAAGCAGGGAAAGGTCATAGCTTTCAAGATTGCCGATTCTGGAAAGAATATTTTATTTCGGGCAGAAGTTGTGAGGGAAGAATCCATTGAATTTAAGGAGAAAAACATCCAAACATCAGTCCTGAAAATTGAATTTGAGCAAGATGGTGTGTTTCAAAAGACTGGGGATGTTTTTATTTGGCTCACCAAGGACGATCGAAAATTTCCCGTCCGAATAGAGAGTAAGATTAAAATTGGTACTTTGGTGGGATCTCTTCAAAGTCTTCAGCCTAGCCTTTAG
- a CDS encoding glycosyltransferase family 9 protein, with product MAQIVYQTAFIGDLLLSIPLILQLRKRHPGAPIHLVCRKGFGSFFSELSLVERVFEVDKNEGNDSYRRLLKDLSSERYDCVWCVHESIRSALVVRRIKAQKRVGFSHWWNSGFFDLRVKRPLQLPEVLRQLALLASLDQDLAAKMADLKQYENPTALSSWDSTQTPAIPIWASMDLMEKGILGLAARDKIAAEARSQRSQLGLESQNYVVMAPGSVWPTKRWTLAGYSELVKELTRRNFGVVLTGSKQERDLCEQIALAEPSVKNWAGRTSLWSTFALMTQSSFFVGNDSGASHLAVCASIPVIAQFGPTTLKLGYRPWSDRAQVVQENLKCRPCGKHGARVCPLGTHECMERIKSQHVLMAIERMGLIKES from the coding sequence TTGGCACAAATTGTCTATCAAACAGCATTTATCGGAGACCTCCTACTCTCCATCCCTTTGATTCTGCAGTTGCGTAAAAGACATCCAGGGGCTCCCATCCATCTGGTGTGCCGAAAGGGATTTGGATCGTTCTTCAGTGAATTGAGTCTTGTTGAACGGGTCTTCGAAGTTGATAAAAACGAAGGGAACGATTCTTATCGTCGCTTGCTGAAGGATCTTTCATCCGAACGATATGACTGCGTTTGGTGTGTCCATGAATCAATTCGGAGCGCGCTCGTTGTGAGGCGAATCAAAGCTCAAAAGCGCGTTGGTTTTTCACACTGGTGGAATTCTGGATTTTTTGATCTTCGAGTGAAGCGTCCTCTGCAGCTTCCTGAAGTCTTGAGGCAGCTAGCTTTACTTGCCAGCCTTGACCAAGATTTAGCTGCGAAAATGGCAGATTTAAAACAATATGAGAATCCAACTGCTCTGAGCTCCTGGGATTCTACTCAAACTCCTGCCATTCCCATATGGGCATCAATGGATCTTATGGAAAAGGGAATTCTTGGTCTAGCAGCGAGGGATAAAATTGCTGCAGAGGCAAGGTCCCAACGAAGCCAATTGGGTTTAGAGAGCCAAAACTATGTGGTGATGGCACCAGGTAGCGTTTGGCCCACGAAGCGATGGACACTTGCCGGGTATTCAGAATTGGTAAAAGAGCTGACAAGGAGAAATTTCGGAGTCGTTTTGACAGGATCGAAGCAAGAAAGAGATCTTTGTGAACAGATTGCCCTTGCCGAACCTTCTGTAAAAAACTGGGCCGGACGAACGAGCCTTTGGAGCACATTTGCTCTTATGACACAGTCGTCTTTTTTTGTAGGAAACGACAGTGGCGCATCTCATCTGGCAGTTTGTGCCTCAATTCCAGTCATCGCTCAGTTTGGTCCGACGACTTTAAAGTTGGGCTACAGACCTTGGAGTGATCGTGCACAGGTTGTTCAGGAAAATCTCAAGTGTCGACCTTGTGGCAAGCATGGGGCTCGGGTTTGTCCTTTAGGCACTCACGAATGCATGGAGCGGATTAAGTCTCAACATGTGCTGATGGCGATAGAAAGAATGGGTCTCATTAAGGAATCTTGA
- the lpxB gene encoding lipid-A-disaccharide synthase — protein sequence MSFQVLVVAAEASSALYAQRLLEYWKKQNRDMKAFGVGTRAMEDLGFERLGKSEEMAVVGIQEVISHWGIIKGAFNSLLSEAKRRRPDVALLLDYPDFNLRLAAKLKKLGIPVVYYISPQVWAWRQGRVKTIKKCVDKMLVLFPFEKEFYDRHKIPCQFVGHPLLDELDERVSDKEENDRVRNRFGIKADDVLLGLMPGSRDSEIKHHLHIQLETAEWLLKKFPRLKVALLVAPTLDKEKLRLAIGDIGIPLRIIQMPPIDMVRMTDVVLAASGTATLLVGLLEKPMNIMYRMNTITAYLAKKFVKHIPYFGMINLILGRETCPEFFQDRATPTVLGESLSLLVESAEARRLMSLEMHEAKNRLGKKGATVRVAEELEMFFSLKNKIQKDERVL from the coding sequence ATGAGTTTTCAGGTGCTGGTGGTTGCAGCGGAGGCCTCAAGTGCGCTCTACGCTCAGCGACTCCTTGAATATTGGAAGAAACAAAATAGAGATATGAAAGCTTTTGGTGTTGGAACCAGAGCAATGGAAGACCTTGGATTTGAGCGCCTTGGCAAATCTGAGGAAATGGCAGTTGTGGGAATTCAAGAGGTGATTTCTCATTGGGGTATTATAAAGGGGGCTTTTAACAGCCTCTTGTCTGAGGCAAAGAGGCGACGTCCTGACGTCGCTTTGTTGTTGGATTATCCCGACTTCAATCTTCGGCTAGCAGCAAAACTCAAGAAATTGGGAATACCTGTCGTTTATTATATTTCGCCACAAGTTTGGGCCTGGAGACAAGGACGGGTCAAGACCATTAAAAAGTGCGTAGACAAAATGCTTGTTCTCTTTCCTTTTGAAAAGGAATTTTATGACCGTCATAAAATCCCATGCCAGTTTGTTGGCCACCCCCTTTTGGATGAGTTAGATGAGAGAGTTTCTGATAAGGAAGAGAATGACCGCGTCCGAAATCGCTTTGGAATCAAAGCTGATGATGTGCTTTTGGGGCTTATGCCGGGAAGTCGTGACTCAGAGATCAAGCATCATCTTCATATCCAACTCGAAACGGCCGAATGGCTTCTTAAAAAATTCCCACGATTAAAAGTGGCGCTTTTAGTTGCGCCCACTTTGGATAAGGAAAAACTACGGCTTGCCATAGGTGATATTGGTATACCTTTGAGGATCATTCAGATGCCTCCGATCGACATGGTCAGAATGACGGATGTGGTCCTTGCCGCTAGTGGAACAGCCACACTCCTAGTGGGGCTTCTCGAGAAGCCCATGAACATCATGTATCGCATGAATACCATAACAGCATATTTAGCAAAAAAGTTTGTAAAACACATACCGTACTTTGGAATGATCAATTTAATCTTGGGTAGAGAAACTTGTCCTGAATTTTTTCAGGATCGTGCCACCCCGACAGTTCTGGGAGAATCTCTGAGCCTGCTTGTCGAATCGGCAGAAGCGCGGCGGTTGATGTCGCTCGAAATGCATGAAGCAAAAAATCGCCTGGGAAAAAAGGGAGCAACAGTCAGAGTGGCAGAGGAGCTGGAGATGTTTTTTTCTTTAAAGAATAAGATTCAGAAAGATGAAAGGGTCCTTTGA
- a CDS encoding glycosyltransferase family 9 protein → MDYRKINERILIVHLEALGAVLRATSILSAMKRKYPLSHITWVTQAPAEKLLENNPYVDRILTTHPNDLLELSSREFDLCFVVDKSLKAIGVTKQTQCERVFGFIADSKTGAILPATPAADELWRIGLDNHLKFFKNRKPETQLLVESLELGPFIRDPYIIELSESERRLSQNRRNEWAGAGQVLIGINTGCSHAIPYKKMTIAKHRELIRDLLNLDEVCIVLLGGPEDTARNLEIGKGLPVIQSPSQEGLRQGLVNVAACDIVVTGDSLGMHMGIGLGKWVVAWFGPTCSHEIDFYDRGVAVLADVPCGPCWRRSCHNQNMCYDQVDLRQIIAGVQEGKVWHKLSIKQHLSETSYSPSL, encoded by the coding sequence GTGGATTATCGAAAAATCAACGAACGAATCCTTATTGTTCATTTGGAGGCCCTCGGAGCTGTTTTGAGGGCGACATCGATTCTTTCGGCGATGAAGCGCAAATATCCATTGAGTCACATCACATGGGTAACCCAAGCTCCTGCAGAAAAGCTTCTGGAAAATAATCCGTATGTTGATCGAATATTAACAACCCATCCCAACGACTTGCTGGAGCTTTCATCCAGGGAATTCGATTTGTGCTTCGTCGTGGATAAGTCGCTGAAAGCCATAGGGGTAACCAAACAAACTCAATGCGAAAGGGTTTTTGGCTTTATTGCAGACTCCAAAACGGGGGCCATTTTGCCTGCGACACCGGCTGCCGATGAGCTTTGGCGCATAGGATTGGATAACCATTTGAAATTTTTCAAAAATAGAAAGCCTGAAACACAGCTCCTTGTCGAGAGTTTGGAGCTTGGCCCATTTATAAGAGATCCCTACATCATTGAGTTAAGTGAGTCTGAAAGAAGACTGTCTCAAAATCGTCGGAATGAGTGGGCTGGAGCAGGACAAGTTTTGATCGGAATTAATACGGGATGCAGTCACGCTATTCCCTATAAGAAAATGACAATAGCAAAGCATCGTGAACTGATTCGTGATCTTCTTAATTTAGATGAAGTTTGCATAGTCCTTCTTGGAGGCCCTGAGGATACAGCGCGAAATCTGGAAATCGGAAAGGGGCTTCCCGTGATTCAGTCTCCTTCGCAAGAGGGATTACGCCAGGGATTGGTCAACGTAGCGGCCTGTGATATCGTTGTCACCGGAGATAGTTTGGGGATGCACATGGGCATTGGTTTGGGAAAGTGGGTCGTCGCCTGGTTCGGTCCCACCTGTTCTCACGAAATTGATTTCTATGACAGAGGGGTCGCGGTATTGGCTGATGTTCCCTGCGGACCCTGTTGGCGTCGAAGTTGTCATAATCAGAATATGTGCTACGATCAGGTCGACTTAAGGCAAATTATTGCCGGAGTCCAAGAAGGAAAAGTTTGGCACAAATTGTCTATCAAACAGCATTTATCGGAGACCTCCTACTCTCCATCCCTTTGA
- the lpxA gene encoding acyl-ACP--UDP-N-acetylglucosamine O-acyltransferase, with protein MSKLSIHPTAIVSKEADLAEDVSIGPYSVIKGRTKIGKGCVVESHVVIGNEAGIVEIGSGNHFLQGAAVGTPPQDLTYKGEVTKLIIGDNNTIREFCTLNLGTPKGGGTTLIGNNCLLMAYVHLAHDCKIGNEVVVANCAQFAGHVIVEDHVKISGGCLFSQFITLGTHCYIAGDTAVNKDILPYSIASGNYATIRATNKIGLERSGFSKETIESIHRAIRFLIRGEGTIEEAIEKIERLCQPSDEIGRLLEFVRQSKKGIAR; from the coding sequence GTGAGTAAATTGTCTATACATCCTACAGCCATTGTCTCAAAAGAGGCAGATCTAGCGGAGGACGTGTCTATCGGTCCCTATTCCGTGATCAAGGGAAGAACAAAAATTGGGAAAGGCTGTGTGGTCGAGAGTCATGTTGTCATTGGAAATGAGGCCGGAATTGTTGAAATTGGGAGCGGTAACCACTTTCTTCAAGGCGCTGCGGTCGGAACTCCTCCTCAGGACCTCACTTATAAAGGTGAAGTCACAAAGCTCATAATTGGTGATAATAATACGATTCGCGAGTTCTGCACTTTGAACTTAGGTACTCCCAAAGGAGGAGGAACGACGCTTATTGGTAACAATTGCCTTCTTATGGCCTATGTTCACTTGGCTCACGATTGCAAGATTGGCAATGAGGTTGTTGTCGCCAATTGTGCCCAATTTGCTGGTCATGTCATAGTTGAGGATCACGTGAAAATCAGCGGTGGATGTTTGTTTAGCCAGTTTATCACTTTGGGTACGCACTGTTATATTGCCGGTGATACGGCTGTGAATAAAGATATTCTTCCCTATTCAATTGCCTCTGGCAATTACGCGACAATAAGGGCCACGAACAAAATTGGATTGGAGCGTTCTGGATTTTCTAAGGAGACAATTGAAAGCATTCATCGGGCTATTCGATTTTTGATTAGAGGCGAGGGAACAATTGAAGAGGCTATTGAAAAAATTGAGCGGCTTTGCCAGCCGTCTGATGAAATTGGAAGACTATTGGAATTTGTTCGTCAGTCCAAAAAGGGAATTGCTCGATGA
- a CDS encoding Gfo/Idh/MocA family oxidoreductase, which yields MKQSPLRCAVIGVGYLGRFHAQKYKALPNVCLVGVCDSSEERSQEVGRELGVPSFADYRLLAPQVDAVTVASTTTSHFEIAKFFLENGVHVQVEKPMTMNSQEGEELCRLAERHGLKLQVGHIERFNPAFIAVRERLKNPLFMECHRLAPFKPRGFDVSVVLDLMIHDLDVVLSLVNSEPVAVSAIGTPVLTREIDIANARVEFKCGAVANITASRVSQKSERKFRVFQANQYLSMDFGGGEVSLLTKTGDWSGENVPLEQQSWNLEKGDALLAETTAFVDCIQSGTAPIVSGHDGLVALRLAEQIDREIRQRRERVVAR from the coding sequence ATGAAGCAGAGCCCCTTGCGGTGTGCAGTCATTGGAGTTGGTTACCTGGGCCGATTCCACGCCCAAAAGTACAAGGCCTTACCCAATGTCTGTCTGGTGGGAGTCTGCGATTCAAGCGAGGAGAGGAGCCAAGAAGTTGGGCGTGAACTTGGGGTGCCCTCATTTGCCGATTATAGATTGTTAGCTCCTCAGGTGGATGCTGTGACGGTTGCTTCTACGACGACCTCTCATTTTGAAATTGCCAAATTTTTTTTAGAAAATGGCGTTCATGTGCAAGTTGAAAAGCCGATGACGATGAACTCCCAAGAGGGTGAAGAGCTTTGTCGGCTGGCCGAGAGACATGGCTTGAAGCTTCAGGTTGGGCACATTGAGAGATTTAATCCCGCTTTTATTGCGGTGAGGGAAAGGCTAAAAAATCCCTTGTTTATGGAATGTCATCGCCTTGCGCCCTTTAAACCGCGCGGCTTTGATGTCTCCGTTGTTCTTGACTTGATGATTCATGATCTTGATGTCGTCTTGTCCCTGGTTAATAGCGAGCCAGTTGCGGTCTCAGCGATCGGCACTCCCGTTTTGACAAGGGAGATCGATATTGCAAATGCGAGAGTTGAATTTAAGTGTGGAGCAGTTGCAAATATCACTGCTTCTCGCGTATCCCAAAAATCTGAGAGAAAATTTCGAGTTTTTCAAGCCAATCAGTACTTATCAATGGATTTTGGAGGGGGAGAAGTGTCTCTTCTGACCAAAACGGGAGATTGGAGTGGTGAAAATGTTCCTCTGGAGCAGCAGAGTTGGAATCTCGAGAAGGGTGACGCCCTATTGGCAGAGACGACGGCTTTCGTCGATTGTATTCAAAGCGGAACCGCGCCTATCGTGAGTGGGCACGATGGGCTTGTTGCCTTAAGACTGGCTGAACAGATCGATCGAGAAATTCGCCAGCGTCGGGAGCGGGTTGTGGCTCGATGA
- the fabZ gene encoding 3-hydroxyacyl-ACP dehydratase FabZ, whose translation MRADQIQKILPHRYPFFFVDKLISRTEGPSPKSREGGKIIALKNVTINEHFFTGHFPHRSVVPGVILIEAMAQAGALAAYRSTDPPMDVAIAFIRNAKFRAPVVPGDSMIIKAEILRERKSMILMGCYIEVDDQKVAEAEIMAYMTDVSSQSN comes from the coding sequence ATGAGGGCAGATCAAATTCAAAAAATTCTTCCTCACAGGTATCCTTTTTTCTTTGTGGATAAGCTGATTTCTAGGACTGAAGGTCCCTCTCCAAAATCGCGCGAGGGGGGGAAAATTATTGCCCTCAAGAACGTGACTATCAATGAGCATTTTTTTACGGGGCACTTTCCTCATCGATCAGTGGTGCCGGGCGTTATTCTCATTGAGGCGATGGCTCAAGCGGGCGCATTGGCGGCCTATCGATCAACAGATCCACCGATGGATGTGGCGATTGCCTTTATCAGAAATGCCAAATTTCGGGCTCCCGTCGTACCAGGAGATTCCATGATCATAAAGGCTGAAATTTTGCGCGAGCGAAAGAGCATGATTCTGATGGGTTGCTATATTGAGGTGGACGATCAAAAGGTTGCTGAGGCTGAAATTATGGCCTATATGACAGACGTGAGTTCCCAGTCCAACTGA
- a CDS encoding flagellin FliC — protein sequence MGIRVATNIAAINAQRSMASSQRSMQTSYAQLSSGSRITKAADDAAGLSISETLKSTIRGYSQAQRNANDGISMIQVAEGGLGEVSNILTRLRELGVQAASDTVGDQERKFVNMEVQQLKSEIQRIAESNRFGDAKLLDGSGAEYAFQIDVNNNDFQDRIAFDASKQNATLESLGIDNFDFSDKVDAREALSVLEAAQRNVNGMRANLGAIQNRLVSTSDNLGVAIENFSAANSRIRDTDMATSSAELTRNSVLLNASIGVLAQANQTPTAALRLLQ from the coding sequence ATGGGTATCAGGGTCGCCACCAATATCGCCGCAATCAACGCGCAAAGATCAATGGCTTCTAGCCAACGAAGCATGCAAACAAGCTACGCTCAACTAAGTAGTGGTAGCCGAATCACCAAAGCGGCAGACGATGCAGCTGGCTTATCTATATCTGAAACTTTAAAGTCAACCATTCGTGGATACAGTCAAGCTCAGCGCAACGCAAACGATGGAATTTCGATGATCCAGGTCGCAGAAGGTGGACTTGGAGAAGTTAGTAACATATTGACCCGCCTGAGAGAGCTGGGAGTTCAGGCCGCCTCCGACACCGTCGGGGATCAAGAGAGAAAATTTGTAAACATGGAGGTTCAACAGCTCAAATCTGAGATCCAGCGTATCGCCGAATCGAATCGATTTGGAGACGCGAAACTACTTGATGGATCAGGAGCTGAATATGCTTTCCAAATCGATGTGAATAACAATGACTTTCAGGACCGAATTGCCTTTGACGCATCCAAACAGAACGCAACCCTTGAGTCTCTCGGTATCGACAACTTCGATTTTTCGGATAAAGTCGATGCCCGCGAAGCCTTAAGTGTTCTTGAGGCGGCCCAAAGAAACGTGAACGGAATGAGAGCCAATCTTGGTGCCATTCAAAACCGTTTGGTATCGACAAGTGACAATCTTGGTGTCGCTATCGAGAATTTTTCAGCTGCCAACAGCCGAATTCGGGATACTGACATGGCAACATCATCTGCGGAATTAACTAGAAACAGTGTGCTACTGAATGCTTCAATTGGAGTTTTGGCACAAGCCAATCAAACTCCAACCGCGGCCTTGAGACTTCTTCAATAA
- the lpxK gene encoding tetraacyldisaccharide 4'-kinase, translating to MDSDPFGFLYQGVMSLRNWSYDSGICLSHKLSVPVVSVGNLTAGGTGKTPIVADLVAWSQKLKIPVGVISRGYKGCYKGVQRVSSDVHAIPIWGDEPTMLARRFPDAPVFVHPDRVLAGETLLAQTPVRWILADDAFQHRRLYRQMDIVVCDLSAPLWHLNSLPKGRARERLSSLERANFVVLNKRNLGSEENYVGWRQAIEKWVSADRMIEVNYCLLATRSVTEGIPLEKGEAVWLVSGIGNPSSFESLVKQAGYSMRGHSIFKDHHVYSQPDVRNILSDLKKAQVNKVLTTSKDLIKLIGHSDLTGFLFEARLGLLWGDGRDKLDAELLCLVS from the coding sequence ATGGACTCTGATCCTTTTGGCTTCCTCTATCAGGGAGTCATGAGTTTGCGGAATTGGTCCTATGATTCGGGCATCTGTTTGAGTCACAAACTGAGTGTGCCTGTGGTCAGTGTCGGTAATCTCACTGCCGGTGGGACAGGAAAAACTCCCATTGTTGCAGACCTTGTGGCCTGGTCCCAGAAATTGAAAATCCCAGTCGGTGTCATCAGTCGAGGATACAAGGGATGTTACAAGGGCGTTCAGAGAGTCTCATCTGATGTTCATGCAATACCAATCTGGGGCGATGAACCGACAATGCTGGCGAGAAGATTTCCTGATGCTCCTGTGTTCGTTCATCCTGATCGCGTTTTGGCGGGCGAGACCTTGTTAGCACAAACACCAGTGAGGTGGATCCTCGCCGATGATGCTTTTCAACACCGGCGGCTTTATAGACAAATGGACATTGTGGTTTGTGATCTTTCAGCCCCACTTTGGCATTTGAATTCCTTGCCGAAAGGGAGAGCACGGGAGAGGCTGAGTTCTTTAGAAAGAGCCAACTTTGTTGTTCTCAATAAGCGAAATCTAGGAAGCGAAGAAAACTATGTGGGTTGGCGTCAGGCAATAGAGAAATGGGTTTCGGCGGATCGAATGATAGAGGTGAACTATTGTTTGTTGGCAACGCGTTCAGTTACGGAGGGAATTCCTTTGGAAAAAGGCGAGGCCGTTTGGCTTGTTTCTGGTATAGGAAATCCTTCCTCCTTCGAATCCTTAGTTAAGCAGGCGGGTTATTCGATGAGGGGACATTCGATCTTTAAAGATCATCATGTTTATTCTCAACCTGATGTGCGAAATATTCTGAGTGATTTAAAAAAGGCCCAAGTGAATAAGGTGCTAACAACGAGTAAAGATTTGATCAAACTCATTGGGCACAGTGACCTGACAGGGTTTCTCTTTGAGGCAAGGCTAGGACTGTTATGGGGAGACGGACGTGACAAATTGGATGCAGAACTCTTGTGCCTGGTTAGTTAA